A region from the Candidatus Electrothrix scaldis genome encodes:
- a CDS encoding 16S rRNA (uracil(1498)-N(3))-methyltransferase, with product MRRFFYDPVVQEEEELVLVTGPEAHHIRNVLRMQVGDRAELFDGKGAVVSGEITRISAKEVVFQVLSRQDASNDGVSLTLAQAVLKGKKMDLLVQKATELGVHTFLPVITRYCENSGKAGQQLERWQRIMLEACKQCRRPIPMQICAPVALKEISFPEEGHRVMPWENETGTPFSALDLGNGQPVLVLIGPEGGFHPDEVAYAEEVGFATVSLGPRILRAETAALAAVVLAQQGMGNFAVFPVR from the coding sequence ATGCGACGTTTTTTTTATGATCCGGTGGTCCAGGAAGAGGAAGAGCTGGTCCTGGTCACCGGGCCTGAGGCCCATCATATCCGTAATGTCCTGCGGATGCAGGTTGGTGACAGGGCCGAGCTTTTCGATGGCAAAGGAGCCGTGGTTTCCGGGGAGATCACCCGGATCAGTGCGAAAGAGGTGGTCTTTCAGGTGCTGTCCCGGCAGGATGCCTCCAACGATGGCGTTTCCCTGACCCTGGCCCAGGCCGTGCTGAAGGGGAAAAAGATGGACCTGTTAGTGCAAAAGGCCACGGAACTCGGTGTCCACACCTTTCTCCCGGTGATTACCCGCTACTGCGAAAATTCGGGCAAGGCTGGGCAGCAGCTCGAACGCTGGCAGCGGATTATGCTGGAGGCCTGTAAGCAATGCCGCAGGCCGATTCCTATGCAGATCTGTGCGCCGGTTGCCCTGAAAGAAATTTCCTTCCCGGAAGAGGGGCATAGGGTCATGCCTTGGGAGAACGAGACGGGGACGCCTTTTTCTGCTCTTGATTTGGGCAACGGGCAGCCGGTGCTGGTGTTGATCGGGCCGGAGGGTGGTTTTCATCCTGATGAGGTGGCCTATGCCGAGGAGGTCGGATTTGCAACGGTCTCGCTGGGGCCGCGTATCCTGCGGGCGGAAACCGCTGCCTTGGCTGCGGTGGTGCTTGCGCAGCAGGGGATGGGGAATTTCGCCGTCTTTCCGGTCAGGTAA
- a CDS encoding transcriptional repressor — protein sequence MKDILRMTHQRELILEELGNCHNHPTADALYERIKKKLPRISLATVYRNLEILSEAGMIRKLEISGRQKRFDKEIEQHDHIFCVQCRRVDDIKFDQRRLITLKEEESQGYKISGCRVEFFGVCPKCQAKNKKKQANKGDCEGGCGKSSCKKAGLSDKQRKVLEALVKSDEVCANKDIAAATSMDPKQISCQLTALKKKGFVTSPVRCKYEITEAGKAAL from the coding sequence ATGAAAGATATCTTACGAATGACCCATCAACGTGAATTGATTCTTGAAGAGCTTGGAAATTGCCATAATCATCCAACTGCTGACGCGCTGTATGAGCGAATCAAGAAAAAATTGCCGCGCATTAGTTTGGCGACCGTATATAGGAATCTTGAGATCCTATCTGAAGCAGGAATGATCAGGAAACTGGAAATCAGCGGGCGTCAAAAGAGATTTGATAAAGAAATTGAGCAGCACGACCATATTTTTTGTGTGCAATGTCGTCGTGTTGATGATATTAAGTTTGATCAGCGGCGCTTGATCACTTTAAAAGAAGAGGAAAGCCAAGGATACAAGATTTCCGGTTGCCGTGTGGAATTTTTCGGTGTTTGTCCGAAGTGTCAGGCCAAGAATAAAAAGAAGCAGGCAAATAAGGGAGATTGTGAAGGAGGATGTGGAAAGAGCTCCTGTAAAAAAGCAGGATTGAGTGATAAGCAACGAAAAGTCCTTGAGGCATTGGTAAAGTCGGATGAAGTCTGTGCCAATAAGGATATTGCTGCTGCAACCTCTATGGATCCTAAGCAGATCAGTTGTCAGCTGACTGCCTTGAAAAAGAAGGGTTTTGTAACAAGCCCAGTGCGCTGCAAATACGAAATAACAGAAGCTGGAAAAGCAGCATTATAA
- a CDS encoding ferritin family protein — protein sequence MTALQGSQTEKNILTAFAGESQARNRYSYAAKVARKEGLVQIANIFDRTAEQERAHAKTLFKLLEGGEVEVQASFPAGALGTTMENLESAAAGEEHEYMEMYPDFAKIAKEEGFSSIADIFMAIARAEKQHAKQYRTFIANLKEGKVFKRSETVTWYCTKCGFLQESQEAPQKCAACSHPQSYFELLSENW from the coding sequence ATGACTGCATTACAAGGTTCCCAGACAGAGAAGAATATTCTGACCGCATTTGCTGGAGAATCCCAGGCCAGGAACCGTTATTCATATGCGGCCAAAGTGGCCAGAAAAGAAGGTTTGGTGCAGATTGCCAATATTTTTGATAGAACAGCTGAGCAGGAGCGTGCCCACGCCAAAACTTTGTTTAAGCTGCTTGAGGGCGGAGAGGTTGAAGTGCAGGCCTCCTTTCCTGCCGGAGCCCTTGGCACGACAATGGAAAACCTGGAATCAGCAGCTGCCGGGGAAGAGCATGAATATATGGAGATGTATCCAGATTTTGCCAAAATTGCCAAGGAGGAAGGCTTTTCCTCTATTGCTGATATCTTTATGGCCATTGCCAGAGCAGAGAAGCAGCATGCAAAACAGTACCGGACTTTTATCGCCAATCTGAAAGAAGGAAAAGTCTTTAAGCGTAGCGAGACAGTGACTTGGTACTGTACAAAATGCGGTTTTTTACAAGAGAGCCAAGAGGCTCCACAGAAATGTGCAGCCTGTTCCCACCCACAAAGCTATTTTGAGCTCCTTTCTGAAAATTGGTAA
- a CDS encoding rubredoxin, whose amino-acid sequence MDKYTCDVCGYDYDPEVGDPDNGVAAGTPWDQVPEEWICPVCGADKGAFEVA is encoded by the coding sequence ATGGATAAGTATACGTGTGATGTCTGTGGGTATGATTATGATCCAGAGGTAGGGGATCCTGATAATGGTGTTGCGGCAGGTACTCCTTGGGATCAGGTGCCGGAAGAGTGGATTTGCCCGGTTTGTGGCGCTGACAAGGGTGCTTTTGAAGTAGCATAA
- the tgt gene encoding tRNA guanosine(34) transglycosylase Tgt — translation MPAKNAVLSPYTLLHQSSECPARCGQVQTLHGSFETPIFMPVGTLGTVKAVTPENLEELGAQIILGNTYHLFIRPGHELVRSFGGLHGFMHWDKPILTDSGGFQIFSLKELAKITEEGATFRSHMDGAKLFLSPEKAVEVQEALGSDIMMVLDTCIPYPATYDEAQKATALTARWAKRSRDAQTNTGQLLFGILQGGMYPELRKPAAEELIEIGFDGYAMGGLSVGEPKELMHEMLDASVHLLPDSHPKYLMGVGTPEDLVEGVFRGVDMFDCVMPTRNARNGMLFTSQGRVVIKNSQYREDHRPLDEQCTCYTCRHYSRAYLRHLFQCREILAYQLNSIHNLHYYCTLMTDMRQAIAEDRFLDFRRKFYAQRESPQ, via the coding sequence ATGCCAGCAAAAAATGCCGTTTTATCACCGTATACCCTTCTGCATCAGTCAAGCGAATGTCCAGCCCGTTGCGGGCAGGTGCAAACCCTGCACGGAAGCTTTGAAACCCCTATCTTTATGCCGGTTGGAACCTTGGGGACGGTCAAGGCGGTGACCCCGGAAAACCTGGAAGAACTCGGGGCCCAGATCATCCTGGGCAACACCTATCATCTTTTTATTCGTCCCGGTCATGAGTTGGTGCGCAGCTTTGGCGGGCTGCACGGTTTCATGCATTGGGATAAACCTATCCTTACCGATTCCGGTGGGTTTCAGATATTCAGCTTGAAGGAGCTAGCCAAAATCACCGAAGAAGGAGCTACCTTTCGTTCTCATATGGACGGGGCCAAGCTCTTCCTCAGCCCGGAAAAGGCGGTTGAGGTCCAGGAGGCCTTGGGCTCAGATATTATGATGGTTTTGGATACCTGCATTCCCTATCCTGCCACCTATGACGAGGCCCAGAAAGCCACCGCCCTGACGGCCCGCTGGGCCAAACGAAGTCGGGATGCCCAGACAAATACCGGTCAGTTGTTGTTTGGTATTCTGCAAGGGGGGATGTACCCGGAGCTTCGCAAACCAGCGGCAGAGGAACTGATCGAAATTGGTTTTGATGGCTATGCAATGGGCGGCCTCTCCGTGGGCGAACCCAAAGAGCTGATGCACGAGATGCTGGATGCCTCGGTGCATCTGCTGCCGGATAGCCATCCTAAGTATCTCATGGGGGTCGGCACGCCGGAGGATCTGGTTGAGGGTGTCTTTCGGGGCGTGGATATGTTTGATTGCGTTATGCCCACCCGCAATGCACGTAATGGAATGCTCTTTACTTCCCAGGGCAGAGTTGTTATAAAAAACAGTCAATATCGGGAAGATCACCGGCCCTTGGATGAGCAGTGTACCTGTTATACCTGTCGTCATTATTCCCGGGCCTATCTGCGTCATCTTTTTCAATGCCGGGAGATCCTGGCCTATCAGTTGAATAGCATTCATAACCTGCATTATTACTGCACATTGATGACTGATATGCGTCAGGCCATTGCAGAAGATCGCTTTTTGGATTTTCGGCGGAAATTTTATGCCCAGCGGGAGAGCCCACAGTAA
- a CDS encoding DNA methyltransferase produces MENYLTISQAAKKIGVSTETLRRWDKSGKFPSQRHPMNNYRVYNEEQIAFVLKELENQYITDYANSLQYQIKPLFKTKLGKLYKEDAIIFLKTLETSSVQLIFADPPYNIKKAEWDTFESQKEYVDWSMQWIREAHRVLAPNGSLYICGFSEILADIKWAASSLFKGCKWLVWYYRNKANLANDWGRSHESLLHFRKSKKTIFNVDEVRIPYNAHTLKYPHHPQAESSQYGNGKKYVWTPHPKGAKPKDVFEIPTLTNNSWEREKHPTQKPIELVKKCVLASSNPNDLVVDPFGGSGTTYAVAEAFQRKWLGTEKEKEYCKTIKKRLQDTCHLKRIADNGEEAEVIERRRKLRGQ; encoded by the coding sequence ATGGAAAATTATCTCACTATCAGTCAAGCTGCCAAGAAAATCGGAGTGAGCACCGAAACATTAAGAAGATGGGACAAAAGCGGCAAGTTCCCTTCTCAAAGACACCCGATGAATAATTATCGCGTCTACAATGAAGAGCAAATTGCATTTGTGCTCAAAGAGCTGGAAAATCAATATATAACAGATTACGCAAACTCTTTGCAATATCAAATAAAACCTTTATTCAAGACTAAGTTAGGCAAACTCTATAAGGAGGATGCAATAATTTTTCTAAAAACCCTTGAGACCTCGTCTGTTCAGCTTATTTTTGCCGATCCTCCCTATAACATCAAAAAGGCAGAGTGGGATACGTTTGAGTCACAAAAGGAATATGTTGACTGGAGCATGCAATGGATAAGAGAAGCACATCGTGTTCTTGCGCCGAACGGCAGCTTGTATATATGCGGCTTTTCAGAAATACTTGCTGATATAAAATGGGCTGCCAGCAGTCTTTTCAAAGGGTGCAAATGGCTCGTCTGGTACTACCGCAACAAGGCCAACTTAGCGAATGACTGGGGTCGTTCGCATGAGAGTTTATTGCATTTCCGGAAAAGCAAAAAAACTATTTTCAACGTTGATGAAGTACGGATTCCCTATAATGCCCATACCCTAAAATATCCGCACCACCCGCAGGCCGAAAGTTCACAATACGGTAATGGAAAAAAATATGTCTGGACACCGCATCCCAAAGGAGCAAAGCCCAAAGATGTCTTTGAAATACCGACGTTGACAAATAACTCGTGGGAGCGGGAAAAACATCCAACGCAAAAACCCATAGAGCTGGTAAAAAAATGTGTGCTTGCATCTTCAAATCCTAACGACTTAGTCGTAGACCCTTTTGGCGGTTCCGGCACCACCTATGCTGTTGCCGAAGCTTTTCAGCGAAAATGGCTCGGCACTGAAAAAGAAAAAGAATATTGCAAGACCATCAAAAAAAGACTCCAGGATACATGTCATCTGAAACGGATTGCCGACAACGGGGAAGAAGCAGAGGTTATTGAGCGTCGGAGAAAGTTACGGGGCCAGTAA
- a CDS encoding DUF1566 domain-containing protein codes for MRVFFLILCCMFFVATTHATQICKPTSIPASTPDSQLIDNLDGTITDSKTGLMWKQCLEGAEKDNCKTSSPSNFTWQGALQQPGAINAKGGFAGYKDWRLPNIDELHSIVEEQCSDPAINLTRFPNTPSSALWSESLDAGNSGGAWGVIFSNGLSNIYPCGFNYAVRLVRGGQ; via the coding sequence ATGCGAGTATTTTTCTTGATACTCTGCTGCATGTTTTTCGTCGCAACCACCCATGCTACTCAGATTTGCAAACCGACGTCCATTCCGGCCTCAACCCCGGACAGTCAGCTGATTGACAACCTTGATGGCACAATCACGGACAGTAAAACCGGCCTGATGTGGAAGCAATGTCTTGAAGGGGCTGAGAAAGATAACTGCAAGACCAGCTCACCAAGTAACTTCACATGGCAGGGGGCTTTGCAGCAGCCTGGTGCAATCAATGCCAAGGGCGGTTTTGCTGGCTACAAGGACTGGCGGCTGCCTAATATCGACGAGCTGCACTCCATCGTCGAGGAGCAATGCTCTGATCCTGCAATTAATCTTACCCGTTTCCCAAATACGCCGAGTTCAGCTCTCTGGTCCGAGTCTCTGGATGCTGGCAATTCGGGTGGCGCGTGGGGAGTCATTTTCTCTAATGGCCTTTCCAACATCTACCCCTGCGGCTTTAACTATGCGGTCCGCCTAGTTCGCGGCGGACAGTGA
- a CDS encoding tetratricopeptide repeat protein, which produces MSQYTVQLSPKAFTQRLVVQKKKFTQAVTTAMEQHDESKRERLQLMVVSLTESLTFIKQGYKQEVTCRKGALMALNKMQKMLGPALYKRAAESVCVKDSTLDAEQILDKVIGKGGKGGAFAAFHSGRLAECRMDFPRAMVRFDKAVELDGANPHYLQAAGLLARKMYQHKKSLIRFMALEKLLVRMGKDSVELAIARREVAYSAALFSQHAQADAYYKKAMASLTKLAGKDHPEMGICWYQVGLLKESQGLYEEAEEPYKKALTIMGKAGDDITLAGILDKLARLHMELEGEPDAIPLFERLLKIKKNSPAPDLAGIIIICNNIGEAYRICGKYEESEKYYKQALIVTQKLRGKAHPAVGSIYQELAKLCERQRKPDEVKKYNEMAAAIFQRVLEEQEAAAGGDNEGRLTL; this is translated from the coding sequence GTGTCGCAATATACTGTTCAGCTGTCACCCAAGGCATTTACCCAGCGCTTGGTTGTGCAAAAGAAAAAATTTACCCAGGCAGTGACAACTGCTATGGAGCAACACGATGAAAGCAAACGGGAAAGACTCCAGCTTATGGTTGTCAGCCTGACTGAGTCCCTGACCTTTATTAAACAAGGCTATAAGCAAGAGGTGACCTGTCGTAAGGGTGCCCTCATGGCCCTGAATAAAATGCAGAAAATGCTGGGGCCAGCCCTTTACAAACGGGCCGCAGAAAGCGTGTGTGTCAAGGACAGCACCTTGGACGCGGAGCAAATCCTTGACAAGGTGATCGGCAAGGGAGGAAAGGGTGGGGCCTTTGCCGCCTTTCACAGTGGCCGTCTGGCAGAGTGCCGCATGGATTTTCCCCGGGCAATGGTCCGCTTTGATAAGGCTGTGGAGCTGGATGGCGCTAATCCCCATTATCTTCAGGCAGCCGGTTTGCTGGCCCGCAAAATGTATCAGCATAAAAAATCCCTGATACGCTTTATGGCCCTGGAGAAGCTACTGGTCCGGATGGGCAAAGACTCAGTGGAACTGGCCATAGCCCGCAGAGAGGTCGCCTACAGTGCCGCCCTGTTCAGCCAGCATGCACAGGCTGATGCCTATTATAAAAAGGCTATGGCAAGCCTGACAAAACTCGCTGGCAAAGATCATCCTGAAATGGGGATTTGCTGGTATCAGGTCGGGCTGCTCAAGGAAAGCCAGGGACTTTATGAAGAGGCTGAGGAACCCTATAAAAAGGCGCTAACCATAATGGGTAAGGCTGGTGACGATATAACATTAGCCGGTATCCTGGATAAATTAGCCCGGTTACATATGGAGCTGGAAGGTGAACCCGATGCCATCCCCTTGTTCGAACGCCTTTTAAAAATCAAGAAAAACTCCCCAGCCCCTGACTTGGCCGGAATCATTATCATCTGTAATAATATCGGTGAGGCCTATCGGATCTGTGGCAAGTACGAGGAATCAGAAAAATATTACAAGCAGGCCCTGATTGTGACGCAAAAGTTGCGGGGCAAGGCCCATCCGGCGGTAGGGAGTATCTATCAGGAACTGGCCAAACTCTGTGAACGGCAGCGAAAGCCGGATGAGGTGAAGAAATATAATGAGATGGCAGCTGCAATCTTCCAACGGGTCCTGGAGGAGCAGGAGGCCGCTGCCGGAGGTGATAACGAGGGACGTCTGACCTTATAA
- the yajC gene encoding preprotein translocase subunit YajC produces MIGVAYAQGAGAAGPAGGGIAQFIPLILIFIVFYFLLIRPQQKKAKEQQDFLTNLKKGDKVMTGGGVHGQITGLTDSAVTLEITDGVRIKVHRGYIAPIPPVEDKQAAPAKKG; encoded by the coding sequence ATGATTGGAGTTGCCTACGCACAGGGAGCAGGAGCCGCAGGACCAGCTGGAGGAGGTATTGCCCAGTTTATCCCGCTCATCCTGATCTTTATTGTTTTTTATTTTCTGCTTATTCGTCCGCAGCAAAAGAAGGCCAAGGAGCAGCAGGATTTTCTCACCAACCTGAAAAAAGGGGATAAGGTGATGACCGGAGGCGGTGTCCACGGGCAAATCACTGGCCTGACCGACAGCGCCGTGACCCTGGAGATCACGGACGGGGTCCGGATCAAGGTCCATCGCGGCTATATTGCTCCCATTCCCCCGGTGGAAGACAAGCAGGCCGCCCCAGCGAAAAAAGGGTGA
- a CDS encoding desulfoferrodoxin → MMTKKNEVYKCPLCGNIVQVLHTGAGELVCCGQPMELMTENTVDAAQEKHIPVLEKTDSGYKVTVGSVAHPMEEKHWIEWIELVTGSAVYRVDLNPGDAPEAVFCTDAEAVTARAYCNLHGLWKS, encoded by the coding sequence ATGATGACCAAAAAGAACGAAGTCTATAAATGTCCCTTATGCGGTAACATCGTTCAGGTGCTGCATACCGGTGCCGGTGAATTGGTATGTTGCGGTCAGCCTATGGAGTTAATGACGGAGAATACTGTTGATGCGGCTCAGGAGAAACATATTCCTGTTCTGGAAAAGACAGACAGTGGCTATAAGGTGACTGTCGGTTCTGTAGCACATCCTATGGAAGAAAAACACTGGATAGAGTGGATTGAGCTGGTGACGGGTTCTGCGGTGTATCGGGTGGATCTGAATCCGGGAGATGCTCCTGAGGCTGTTTTCTGCACAGATGCAGAGGCGGTCACTGCACGGGCTTATTGTAATCTGCATGGACTGTGGAAATCATAA
- a CDS encoding flavodoxin domain-containing protein: protein MNPVELAKNVYWVGAIDWMTRDFHGYSTERGTTYNAYLIIDEKVTLIDTVKEGYRRELMHRIRNIIDPKKIDYMVVNHVEMDHSGVLPEVIREIEPEKVICSKMGHKALMKHFHQADWPYHVVTPGEELSLGEKTLNFVETRMLHWPDSMFTYIKEDQILFSSDAFGEHLATSERFDDEVNQDVLMYEATKYYANILTLYSPLVKKLIQQVKDMQLPIKMIAPDHGVVWRTNPGKIMEAYSRWCVNEGNGKALVIYDSMWHSTEMMAKSIAAGLLDKGVNYKLLNLQVNHRSNVMCDVLEASAIILGCPTLNNGMLPRMAGFLMYMRGLRPTNKIGAAFGSFGWSGEAVKLMNTAMKEMNFTLVHKGLKVQYVPEHEHLKECIELGHTVGQALLDIREGKEVEEVI, encoded by the coding sequence GTGAATCCCGTTGAACTCGCAAAAAATGTATACTGGGTTGGTGCTATTGATTGGATGACCAGAGACTTTCACGGCTATTCCACCGAACGTGGTACCACCTATAATGCCTATTTGATTATTGACGAAAAGGTAACGTTGATTGATACGGTAAAAGAGGGCTATCGTCGTGAGCTGATGCACCGTATCCGCAATATCATTGATCCGAAAAAGATTGACTACATGGTTGTTAACCATGTGGAAATGGATCACTCCGGGGTCCTTCCTGAAGTAATTCGGGAAATCGAGCCGGAAAAGGTTATCTGTTCCAAGATGGGACATAAGGCCCTGATGAAGCATTTTCACCAGGCAGATTGGCCCTATCATGTTGTCACCCCAGGCGAAGAGCTGAGTCTCGGTGAAAAGACCCTGAACTTTGTGGAAACCCGTATGCTGCACTGGCCGGACTCCATGTTCACCTATATAAAAGAGGATCAGATCCTTTTTTCCAGTGATGCCTTTGGTGAGCATCTTGCCACCAGCGAGCGCTTTGATGATGAGGTGAATCAGGATGTGCTGATGTATGAGGCAACAAAATACTATGCCAATATCCTGACCCTGTACTCCCCGCTGGTGAAAAAGCTGATTCAGCAGGTTAAGGATATGCAGCTTCCCATCAAGATGATCGCCCCGGATCATGGTGTGGTCTGGCGGACAAACCCCGGCAAGATTATGGAGGCCTACTCCCGTTGGTGTGTAAACGAGGGCAACGGCAAGGCTCTGGTTATCTATGACAGCATGTGGCATTCTACCGAGATGATGGCTAAGTCTATTGCAGCAGGGCTGCTGGATAAGGGAGTTAATTATAAGCTCCTGAACCTTCAGGTGAATCACCGCAGTAATGTCATGTGTGATGTGCTTGAAGCCAGTGCTATTATCCTGGGATGTCCGACTCTGAATAATGGTATGTTGCCGAGAATGGCCGGTTTTTTGATGTACATGCGCGGGTTGCGTCCAACCAATAAGATCGGCGCTGCATTTGGTTCATTCGGTTGGTCCGGTGAGGCTGTTAAGTTGATGAATACAGCCATGAAGGAAATGAACTTCACCTTGGTTCATAAAGGCTTGAAGGTGCAGTATGTACCGGAACACGAGCACCTGAAAGAATGTATAGAGCTGGGGCATACTGTAGGTCAGGCCCTGCTTGATATTCGGGAAGGTAAAGAGGTTGAGGAAGTTATCTGA
- a CDS encoding cold-shock protein yields MAEGTVKWFNDSKGFGFIEQDGGSDVFVHHSAIRADGFRSLQEGQRVSFDVVDGAKGPAAENVTAQ; encoded by the coding sequence ATGGCAGAAGGGACAGTTAAATGGTTTAATGATTCTAAGGGTTTCGGTTTTATTGAGCAAGATGGTGGATCAGATGTGTTTGTTCATCACTCTGCAATTCGAGCCGATGGATTCAGAAGTTTGCAGGAAGGTCAGCGGGTAAGTTTCGATGTCGTTGACGGTGCCAAAGGGCCTGCCGCAGAAAATGTTACTGCTCAGTAG
- a CDS encoding peroxiredoxin has translation MCRLVTKQAPDFTATAVMGDGSFKEDFKLSDYRGKYVVLFFYPLDFTFVCPSEIIAFDKALAKFREKNCEVIGVSIDSQFSHWAWRNTPINNGGIGEVQYPLVADLDKTISRQYGVLLDMGVALRGTFLIDKEGVVRHAVVNDLPLGRSVEEALRMVDALIFHEVHGDVCPANWKEGEDAMTPTAEGVAEYLSKNAS, from the coding sequence ATGTGTAGATTAGTTACTAAGCAGGCCCCTGATTTTACAGCAACTGCGGTTATGGGCGATGGCTCATTTAAGGAAGATTTCAAACTTTCCGATTACCGTGGTAAATACGTTGTCCTTTTCTTTTACCCTCTCGATTTTACCTTTGTCTGTCCCTCGGAAATTATTGCTTTTGATAAGGCCTTAGCAAAATTTCGTGAAAAGAATTGTGAGGTTATCGGCGTTTCTATTGACTCTCAATTCAGTCATTGGGCATGGAGAAATACCCCGATTAATAATGGTGGTATTGGTGAAGTTCAGTATCCTTTGGTTGCGGACCTGGACAAAACAATATCTCGTCAATACGGAGTGCTTCTGGATATGGGCGTTGCCCTGCGCGGAACTTTTCTAATTGACAAGGAAGGTGTTGTACGGCACGCTGTTGTCAATGATTTACCCCTTGGCCGTTCTGTTGAAGAGGCGCTTCGAATGGTTGATGCCCTGATTTTCCATGAAGTCCACGGCGATGTCTGTCCGGCCAACTGGAAGGAAGGCGAAGATGCCATGACCCCGACAGCAGAGGGCGTTGCCGAATATCTGAGTAAAAACGCGAGTTGA